A DNA window from Bacteroidetes bacterium SB0662_bin_6 contains the following coding sequences:
- a CDS encoding choice-of-anchor B family protein gives MHNARMRYTVNVSRPLSYTIKGLHSPGIFAKAVGGNIFSGCSVRFARYAFAGLLFLFVVSNAEASSGRFLQQQAGDGKAASVSVDDAHDGVSRTVRITGRVPCVDGEAAGYPCKDLDLLAFVPREEMEGFPCPRSGYCFNDIWGWTDPVTDVEYALLGRVDGVAFFDLSDPENPLFVGMLPKTPDAWSSSWRDVKVVNDHAVIVADAAGAHGMQAFDLSQLRDVTNPPATFGPTALYDAIRSAHNVVVNDISDHVYIVGIQGDHEAPGGFACGAGPHIVDMNDPAQPAFAGCYTPSRGRGYTHDAQCVRYRGPDTRYAGKDICISFDEAGGAITDVTDPASPEELGLFEYPRIGYTHQGWLTEDHRYLFVNDELDEGHGYADSTRTLIFDVQKLDDPAPVGAWHGPTPAIDHNLYIHEGKLYEANYQAGLRVMDISYDGALSPDDIREVAYFDVYPQSDLPGFIGSWSSYPFFKSGIIVVSSMDDGLFVLAPPSLSVGVSAESEELPAEVKLTGNYPNPFNPETTIRYALPQAGKVRLVVYDLLGQEVAVLVDGSRPAGHHTVRFDGGDLPSGSYVYRLQVGEEIVARTMTLVK, from the coding sequence ATGCATAACGCACGCATGCGGTATACCGTAAACGTTTCCCGGCCTCTATCTTACACGATTAAAGGGCTCCACTCCCCCGGAATCTTCGCGAAAGCGGTAGGGGGGAATATTTTTTCCGGTTGTTCCGTCCGTTTTGCACGGTACGCTTTTGCCGGTCTTCTATTTCTGTTCGTCGTTTCTAATGCAGAGGCTTCTTCGGGTCGATTTTTGCAGCAGCAGGCCGGGGATGGCAAGGCCGCGTCGGTGAGCGTGGATGACGCGCACGACGGAGTTTCCCGAACGGTGCGCATTACAGGGCGGGTGCCTTGTGTGGACGGAGAAGCCGCCGGGTATCCCTGCAAGGACCTGGATTTGCTGGCCTTCGTACCCCGGGAGGAGATGGAGGGATTTCCATGCCCTCGTTCAGGATACTGCTTCAATGATATCTGGGGCTGGACCGATCCCGTTACGGATGTCGAATACGCGCTGCTTGGCCGGGTCGACGGCGTTGCGTTCTTCGACCTGAGCGATCCGGAGAATCCCTTGTTCGTCGGTATGTTGCCGAAGACACCCGATGCCTGGTCCAGTTCCTGGCGCGACGTAAAGGTGGTGAACGATCATGCCGTGATTGTAGCCGACGCCGCTGGCGCACACGGGATGCAGGCGTTCGATCTTTCGCAACTCCGGGATGTGACGAATCCTCCGGCAACCTTCGGGCCTACCGCCCTGTACGACGCCATCCGTTCGGCGCATAATGTAGTGGTCAACGATATATCGGATCATGTATATATCGTGGGCATACAGGGTGATCATGAGGCGCCGGGTGGCTTTGCCTGCGGCGCGGGGCCGCATATCGTGGACATGAACGATCCGGCGCAGCCCGCGTTCGCAGGGTGCTACACCCCGTCGCGGGGACGGGGGTATACGCACGATGCGCAATGCGTTCGATACAGAGGGCCGGATACAAGATACGCCGGGAAAGATATTTGCATCAGTTTTGACGAGGCGGGCGGAGCCATTACGGATGTGACGGACCCGGCTTCGCCCGAAGAACTGGGTCTGTTCGAATATCCGCGCATTGGCTACACGCATCAGGGGTGGCTGACGGAAGATCACCGCTATCTCTTCGTGAACGACGAACTGGACGAAGGCCATGGCTATGCTGATTCGACCCGAACCCTGATCTTCGATGTGCAGAAGCTGGACGACCCTGCTCCTGTGGGCGCTTGGCATGGGCCGACCCCTGCCATAGATCATAACCTGTACATCCATGAAGGCAAGTTGTACGAAGCGAACTATCAGGCCGGATTGCGCGTCATGGATATTTCCTACGACGGTGCGTTGTCGCCCGACGACATCCGCGAAGTGGCTTATTTCGATGTCTATCCTCAATCGGATCTACCAGGCTTTATAGGCTCCTGGAGCAGTTATCCCTTTTTCAAGAGCGGAATCATTGTGGTTTCCAGTATGGATGACGGGTTATTCGTTCTTGCGCCGCCGTCCTTATCGGTAGGCGTAAGCGCAGAGAGCGAGGAATTGCCCGCTGAAGTGAAGCTTACAGGTAACTACCCCAATCCGTTCAATCCGGAGACGACGATACGGTATGCCTTGCCGCAGGCCGGTAAAGTCCGTCTTGTGGTGTACGATCTGCTCGGGCAGGAAGTGGCGGTACTCGTCGACGGTTCCCGGCCTGCGGGCCATCACACAGTGCGGTTCGACGGGGGTGATTTGCCGAGTGGTTCGTACGTGTACCGCTTACAGGTCGGGGAGGAGATCGTGGCCCGCACGATGACGCTGGTCAAATAA
- a CDS encoding arylsulfatase, giving the protein MRAIRFLFSGFALCALAVVWAACGGSEQAAPLPNIVVILADDMGYGDPGASNPDSKVPTPHIDRLAAEGMRFTDAHSPSAVCTPTRYGLLTGRYAWRTHLKRGVLVGYSPNLIDTTRLTLPGMLRQAGYATAGIGKWHLGLGDAERTDYAQPLRPGPVSLGFDYYFGIPSSLDFEPYVWFENDRVEQLPTDSIEASRPCCKEDFYRGGGIAPDFRHVDVLPRTVEKSVEYVMQAGDKPFFLYVPFSAPHTPWLPTEPFLGSSGAGTYGDFAVQVDAGVGDILNALDEAGVAENTLVVFTSDNGAHWLPYEIEMFDHRANLDWRGMKADIYEGGHRVPFVARWPGRIEAGSVSHELISLVDLMATFASVTGQMLPDDAGEDSYNLTPVLLGESLEGPIREATVHHSVNGTFAIRQGSWKLIEGLGSGGFTQPVSVEPGPGDPPGQLYHLGDDPGETNNLYAEHPEVVERLSALLARYREQGYSRPMTGAPAQH; this is encoded by the coding sequence ATGCGTGCTATTCGTTTTCTCTTTTCCGGCTTTGCACTGTGTGCGCTGGCGGTCGTGTGGGCGGCCTGCGGCGGTTCCGAACAAGCGGCTCCGCTGCCCAACATTGTAGTCATCCTTGCAGACGATATGGGATACGGCGATCCGGGCGCCTCGAATCCGGATTCGAAGGTTCCGACGCCGCACATCGACCGGCTGGCGGCGGAGGGTATGCGTTTCACGGACGCCCATTCGCCGTCCGCCGTATGTACGCCCACGCGCTACGGATTGCTTACCGGACGATACGCTTGGCGGACCCATCTGAAAAGAGGCGTGCTGGTGGGGTATTCTCCGAACCTGATCGACACGACCCGCCTGACGCTTCCCGGGATGCTGCGACAAGCCGGTTATGCAACGGCAGGCATCGGCAAATGGCACCTGGGGCTGGGAGACGCCGAACGGACCGACTATGCCCAGCCACTTCGTCCGGGGCCGGTTTCCCTGGGATTCGATTATTACTTCGGCATTCCGTCGTCGCTTGACTTCGAACCGTATGTCTGGTTCGAGAACGACCGGGTCGAGCAATTGCCCACGGATTCCATAGAGGCTTCCCGGCCCTGTTGCAAGGAAGATTTTTACCGGGGAGGCGGCATTGCGCCGGATTTCCGGCATGTGGATGTGCTGCCCCGTACCGTCGAGAAGTCCGTGGAATATGTGATGCAGGCGGGCGACAAGCCGTTTTTTCTGTACGTTCCCTTCTCCGCACCGCATACGCCCTGGCTGCCGACCGAGCCGTTCCTGGGGAGCAGCGGCGCCGGAACCTACGGCGATTTCGCGGTGCAAGTGGATGCCGGCGTGGGGGATATCCTCAACGCACTCGACGAGGCGGGCGTCGCGGAAAATACGCTGGTCGTGTTCACCAGCGACAATGGCGCCCACTGGCTTCCGTACGAAATCGAAATGTTCGACCACCGGGCGAATCTTGACTGGCGCGGGATGAAGGCGGACATTTACGAAGGCGGGCACCGCGTGCCCTTTGTCGCCCGCTGGCCGGGCAGGATCGAAGCAGGCTCGGTGAGCCATGAACTGATCTCGCTCGTCGATCTGATGGCGACGTTCGCCTCCGTTACCGGGCAGATGCTTCCCGACGATGCAGGTGAAGACAGCTACAATCTGACGCCCGTGCTGCTGGGTGAATCTCTGGAAGGACCCATCCGCGAGGCCACCGTGCATCACTCGGTTAACGGCACATTCGCTATCCGGCAGGGCTCCTGGAAGCTGATCGAAGGACTTGGGTCGGGCGGTTTCACACAGCCGGTATCCGTCGAGCCGGGCCCGGGAGATCCGCCGGGGCAGTTATACCACCTTGGAGATGATCCGGGCGAGACGAACAATCTGTATGCGGAGCATCCGGAAGTCGTCGAAAGGCTATCCGCCTTGCTCGCCCGGTACCGGGAACAGGGATACAGCCGCCCTATGACCGGAGCTCCCGCTCAACATTGA
- a CDS encoding beta-lactamase family protein, whose translation MGSLLCFRAVLVLLAALLFCAPAATQAFSQSFAPATPEDAGVSSERLARIDAALEQYVEQERLPGAALVIGRRGHVVYARAFGYRDREAEEPLDVTDLFRIASQTKAVISVGVMILQEQGRLLIDQDLSDFIPEFDSTTVAVEKEEGGYEIVPAKRKITVRDLLTHTAGIGYGWGPAAERWVEAGIQGWYFADRDEPIAATVERMADLPMDAQPGGQLAYGYATDILGVVIERASGMPLDEFLRVEIFEPLGMADTHFYVPPEKADRLAVVYSLTEADGMVRAPDPGHMVGQGMYLEGPRKSFSGGAGLVSTPGDYARFLEALRRGGILGGARILSPKTVQLMTVDHVRDAWKGDGGSGFGLGFGVIEELGWSGLPGSPGAYWWGGAYHSTYWVDPAEELVVSYMTQVIPAQGLDDHQRIRALVYQALVD comes from the coding sequence ATGGGATCGCTGCTCTGCTTCCGCGCTGTACTTGTGTTGCTTGCAGCGTTGCTCTTCTGTGCGCCCGCGGCGACGCAGGCTTTCTCCCAGTCTTTTGCACCGGCCACCCCGGAGGATGCGGGCGTTTCTTCGGAACGGCTTGCACGCATCGATGCGGCACTCGAACAGTACGTCGAGCAAGAACGGCTACCGGGCGCCGCACTGGTAATAGGCCGGCGCGGGCATGTCGTCTATGCCAGGGCATTCGGCTACCGGGACCGTGAGGCGGAAGAACCGCTCGATGTCACCGATCTTTTTCGTATCGCTTCGCAGACCAAGGCGGTCATTTCCGTGGGCGTGATGATTTTGCAGGAGCAGGGACGCTTGCTGATCGATCAGGACCTGAGCGATTTTATTCCCGAATTCGACAGCACCACGGTGGCCGTGGAGAAAGAGGAAGGGGGCTATGAGATAGTTCCTGCCAAGCGCAAAATCACTGTGCGCGATCTGCTTACCCACACCGCCGGTATCGGATACGGTTGGGGCCCCGCCGCCGAGCGCTGGGTAGAGGCGGGTATTCAGGGCTGGTATTTTGCGGACCGCGACGAACCGATCGCCGCAACGGTCGAGCGCATGGCGGATTTGCCCATGGACGCCCAACCGGGCGGGCAATTAGCGTACGGCTACGCCACGGACATTCTGGGCGTGGTTATCGAGCGGGCTTCCGGCATGCCGCTGGACGAATTTCTGCGGGTCGAAATATTCGAGCCGCTGGGCATGGCGGATACGCATTTCTACGTGCCTCCGGAAAAAGCGGACCGGCTCGCTGTGGTGTACTCGCTGACGGAAGCGGACGGGATGGTTCGCGCGCCGGATCCGGGTCACATGGTCGGCCAGGGCATGTACCTCGAGGGGCCGCGAAAGAGTTTTTCCGGGGGCGCCGGTCTGGTTTCCACGCCGGGAGACTATGCCCGCTTTCTGGAGGCGCTCCGGCGGGGAGGCATACTGGGCGGGGCCCGTATTCTGTCGCCCAAGACGGTCCAATTGATGACGGTTGATCATGTACGCGATGCATGGAAGGGAGACGGAGGCAGCGGGTTTGGTCTCGGTTTCGGCGTTATCGAGGAGCTTGGATGGAGCGGATTGCCGGGTTCTCCGGGAGCGTACTGGTGGGGAGGGGCCTATCACTCCACGTACTGGGTCGATCCGGCGGAGGAACTGGTCGTTTCGTATATGACGCAGGTTATTCCTGCCCAGGGTCTTGACGACCACCAGCGTATCCGGGCGCTTGTCTACCAGGCGCTGGTGGATTGA
- a CDS encoding amino acid ABC transporter substrate-binding protein — translation MFASKRPRLSIAAGAAWLLAILMYASGCSPADPMSAAGCVDEGRTLNLGFYAFFAPVSYSADENPESPGFGDHRGYEADLVTALETMNETNLSFDRYPVAEWGGIWLKPSATGYDMAGGGITILESRTKDETGSKVVEFTAGHITFRQSLLVRSEDADRIAAYADLTNEIRVGALPATTGEFRLLQITGLINSDGVLVEGTQIETPDGILTADGTADYTISAGYVSPALRLRSHLHPPAASMPQIVYLGELTGETELLNALRDGDIDAIARGEIGNRDASSISDGTFAVTALDTAIELGGFTLSVNDAPLRACIDERIDWLTDSMQIGYAQWREDPSVFMQRARLWNERSDSF, via the coding sequence TTGTTCGCTTCAAAACGACCGCGTCTTTCCATCGCCGCCGGCGCCGCATGGCTGCTGGCGATTCTGATGTACGCATCAGGGTGTTCGCCCGCAGATCCAATGTCCGCCGCGGGCTGCGTCGACGAAGGCCGAACACTGAATCTCGGCTTCTACGCTTTCTTCGCGCCCGTCAGTTACAGCGCCGACGAGAATCCGGAATCGCCCGGTTTCGGCGATCACCGCGGCTACGAAGCAGATCTGGTCACCGCGCTGGAAACCATGAATGAGACCAATCTGTCATTCGACCGCTACCCTGTCGCCGAGTGGGGCGGGATCTGGCTGAAACCCTCCGCGACAGGCTACGATATGGCGGGCGGAGGAATCACGATCCTCGAATCGCGAACGAAGGATGAGACCGGAAGCAAAGTGGTCGAATTCACTGCCGGACACATCACATTCCGGCAATCGTTGCTGGTGCGGTCGGAAGACGCCGATCGCATCGCCGCCTACGCCGATCTGACGAACGAAATCCGCGTCGGCGCATTACCGGCGACAACCGGCGAATTCAGGCTGCTGCAAATCACCGGTCTGATAAACTCCGACGGCGTACTGGTCGAAGGGACACAGATCGAAACGCCCGACGGTATCCTGACGGCCGACGGAACGGCGGACTACACCATCTCAGCCGGGTATGTCTCGCCTGCGCTGCGTCTTCGAAGCCATCTACATCCGCCTGCTGCTTCCATGCCGCAGATCGTCTACCTCGGCGAATTGACGGGAGAAACCGAACTGCTGAATGCGCTTCGCGACGGCGATATCGATGCAATCGCCCGCGGCGAAATCGGCAACCGCGACGCCAGCAGTATCTCCGACGGAACGTTCGCTGTTACAGCGCTCGACACTGCGATCGAATTGGGCGGTTTCACGCTCAGCGTCAACGACGCTCCGTTGCGTGCATGCATCGACGAAAGAATCGACTGGCTGACCGACAGTATGCAGATCGGTTATGCCCAATGGCGCGAAGATCCTTCCGTCTTCATGCAACGCGCCCGGCTCTGGAACGAGAGATCCGATTCCTTCTGA
- a CDS encoding Gfo/Idh/MocA family oxidoreductase produces the protein MEGSKKGFSRRKFIGGMAAASALSVVPRHVLGGAGFVAPSDKINIAQIGAGTQALRQLNGGTMQRDDVRITSVTDPNRDTQDYVDWGRFGTRRSIRRLLQDDSWGEGDTGTRGGRDYAKLVIDTYYAESGDSDGVRTYEDYREMLAAEDDADAVVVIVPDHLHAHISIAAMKAGKAVIMHKPVGLSPHEVRRVLETEKETGAVTHLLAYSAPENHGRLKAWLEIGAIGHVLEVHNWTNRPVWPQAWPDYPQEQVAIPDGLNWDLWQGPIPHQQYHPLLAHTLYRGWYNYGAGCLGDMGNYSLWQPHRFLKLGAPDMVEAYTSKSVILGDDLVCQTRHYSPVAFPSASQIHFRHPRTEDRPEVDVYWYSGSMKPQTPEELFMADGQLPGEGMLFVGSNGKILCGFRGENPRLLPEHRMTSMNIEEEDVREMNQDDEWTEAVRTKEPSRGSFSEAASLAETTALGIAAVQNPATRLLWDSENMTFTNADVSSRRTYREGWEL, from the coding sequence ATGGAAGGATCGAAAAAGGGTTTCTCACGCAGAAAATTTATCGGGGGCATGGCGGCGGCCTCGGCTCTCTCTGTAGTTCCTCGTCATGTACTGGGCGGTGCGGGCTTTGTAGCCCCCAGCGACAAAATCAACATTGCGCAGATTGGCGCCGGTACCCAGGCGCTTCGTCAGTTGAACGGTGGTACGATGCAGCGCGACGACGTCCGGATCACGAGCGTCACCGATCCCAACCGCGATACGCAGGATTATGTGGATTGGGGCCGGTTCGGCACGCGGCGCAGTATCCGCCGGTTGCTGCAGGATGATTCCTGGGGCGAGGGAGATACGGGCACGCGCGGCGGCCGCGATTATGCCAAGCTCGTTATTGACACGTACTATGCCGAGTCCGGCGATTCCGATGGGGTGCGCACGTACGAGGATTACCGGGAGATGCTTGCCGCTGAAGACGACGCGGACGCTGTGGTCGTTATTGTGCCGGATCACCTCCATGCACACATTTCCATTGCCGCCATGAAGGCGGGGAAGGCGGTCATCATGCACAAGCCGGTCGGGCTTTCGCCGCATGAAGTGCGCCGTGTTCTCGAGACGGAAAAGGAAACCGGCGCCGTGACGCACCTGTTGGCCTACAGTGCGCCGGAAAATCACGGGCGCCTGAAGGCCTGGCTGGAAATCGGCGCCATAGGGCATGTCCTTGAAGTGCATAACTGGACCAATCGGCCCGTATGGCCCCAGGCATGGCCTGATTATCCCCAGGAGCAGGTGGCGATTCCCGACGGGTTAAACTGGGACCTGTGGCAGGGGCCCATCCCGCATCAGCAGTACCATCCGCTTCTGGCGCACACGCTGTACCGGGGCTGGTACAACTACGGCGCAGGGTGCCTCGGCGACATGGGCAATTACAGTCTGTGGCAGCCGCATCGTTTCCTTAAGTTAGGGGCGCCGGACATGGTGGAAGCATACACCAGCAAGAGCGTTATTCTGGGTGATGACTTGGTATGCCAGACGCGTCATTATTCGCCGGTCGCTTTTCCGAGCGCCAGCCAGATTCATTTTCGGCATCCCCGCACGGAAGATCGCCCCGAAGTGGATGTCTACTGGTATAGCGGCTCCATGAAACCGCAGACTCCGGAGGAATTGTTCATGGCTGATGGACAACTTCCGGGCGAGGGCATGTTGTTCGTGGGCTCGAATGGCAAAATCCTTTGCGGCTTTCGGGGAGAGAATCCGCGATTGCTTCCGGAGCATCGGATGACGTCCATGAATATCGAGGAAGAGGATGTCCGCGAGATGAATCAGGACGACGAGTGGACCGAAGCCGTGCGTACGAAGGAGCCCTCGCGCGGATCGTTCAGCGAAGCAG